A window of Dickeya zeae NCPPB 2538 contains these coding sequences:
- a CDS encoding GNAT family N-acetyltransferase, translating into MTTILIEDAREEHIAAIRDIYTHHVLHGTATFETEAPDEAEMLARWRKIHDAGLPWLVATENQQVLGYCYLGFYRPRYAYRFTLEDSIYLHPDQVGRGLGKRLLSEALLRAEQQGYRQVVSVVANSGNQASLKLHLSLGFELAGTLRSVGMKHGRWLDTALLQRTLGEGDSSLPLA; encoded by the coding sequence ATGACCACGATTCTCATTGAGGATGCCAGGGAAGAACACATTGCTGCTATCAGGGATATTTATACCCATCATGTTTTACATGGTACCGCTACGTTTGAAACTGAAGCGCCCGATGAGGCGGAGATGCTGGCCCGCTGGCGAAAAATTCATGACGCTGGCTTGCCCTGGCTGGTGGCAACGGAAAATCAACAGGTGTTAGGGTACTGCTATCTGGGGTTTTATCGCCCTCGCTACGCGTATCGTTTTACACTGGAAGATTCTATCTATTTGCACCCGGATCAGGTGGGAAGAGGTTTAGGTAAACGCTTGCTATCCGAAGCCTTATTACGGGCAGAGCAGCAGGGATACCGTCAGGTGGTGTCGGTCGTGGCTAATAGCGGCAATCAAGCCTCGCTGAAATTGCATCTGTCGCTGGGGTTCGAACTGGCTGGTACGTTACGTTCCGTGGGCATGAAGCACGGGCGCTGGTTGGATACGGCCTTGTTGCAGCGTACGTTAGGCGAAGGCGACAGTTCATTGCCACTGGCCTGA
- a CDS encoding MFS transporter, whose protein sequence is MTTASVSHHSTARPSLYKTLFATCIGNALEWFDIAVYGFFANYIAHAFFPTQDPTVSLLLAFGSFGVSFLIRPLGAIVLGAYADRAGRKASLLLSISLMLLGGAMITLMPTYASIGVAAPILIMLARLIQGFSAGGEFGSSTAFLVEHFPERRAFIASWQFATQGASTLMASAFGLGLSQSLSEVQIQDWGWRLPFAFGLLIGPVGLYIRRHVHEPTNFAQAEKTQAPIKTLFTRQKALFLIAVGLMVISTAINYMLNYVPTYATKTLHLPSGAAFSATLIAGIILTVITPLVGLWAEKIGRLPLMWGSLLLLAVTIYPAFWLMTQYLSAISLIIVVGWMALLKSVYFSTVPSMMADLFPISTRASGMAISYNVAVTVFGGFAPFICTLLISATGSSLAPSYYLMITALVSVLALWKAQLHHR, encoded by the coding sequence ATGACGACTGCATCGGTTTCACACCACAGTACCGCGCGCCCCAGCCTGTATAAAACGCTGTTTGCCACCTGCATCGGCAACGCGCTGGAGTGGTTTGACATCGCGGTATACGGCTTTTTTGCCAATTACATCGCCCATGCGTTTTTCCCTACGCAGGATCCAACCGTATCCCTACTGCTGGCTTTCGGCAGCTTCGGCGTTTCTTTTCTCATTCGCCCGCTGGGTGCCATTGTGCTGGGTGCTTATGCGGATAGAGCCGGACGCAAAGCCTCTTTGTTGTTGTCCATCAGCCTGATGCTACTGGGCGGCGCAATGATAACCCTGATGCCCACGTATGCCAGCATCGGCGTAGCCGCACCGATCCTGATTATGCTGGCGCGACTGATTCAGGGGTTTTCCGCCGGTGGTGAGTTCGGCAGTTCCACCGCGTTTCTGGTGGAGCATTTCCCTGAACGTCGCGCCTTTATCGCCAGTTGGCAGTTTGCCACCCAAGGGGCAAGTACTCTGATGGCATCGGCATTCGGCCTGGGATTATCACAGTCATTGAGCGAAGTCCAGATTCAGGACTGGGGATGGCGTCTTCCGTTCGCTTTCGGTTTGTTGATTGGCCCGGTGGGGTTGTATATCCGCCGTCATGTGCATGAACCGACGAACTTTGCGCAGGCAGAGAAAACGCAGGCACCGATCAAAACCCTGTTCACCCGACAGAAAGCACTGTTCCTGATTGCCGTCGGCCTGATGGTGATTTCCACCGCCATCAACTACATGCTGAATTATGTCCCTACCTATGCCACCAAAACGTTGCATTTGCCGTCAGGCGCAGCGTTTAGCGCCACGCTGATTGCCGGCATTATCCTGACGGTGATTACGCCGCTGGTGGGACTGTGGGCGGAAAAAATCGGACGCCTGCCGCTGATGTGGGGATCACTGCTGTTGCTGGCGGTGACTATCTATCCGGCATTCTGGTTGATGACGCAATATCTGTCGGCCATATCACTGATTATCGTTGTCGGATGGATGGCGTTGTTGAAGTCGGTGTATTTCTCCACCGTGCCGTCGATGATGGCCGATCTGTTCCCAATCTCGACCCGTGCCAGTGGCATGGCGATCAGCTATAACGTAGCTGTCACCGTGTTTGGCGGCTTTGCCCCATTCATCTGTACGTTGTTGATCAGCGCCACCGGCAGTAGCCTGGCACCGAGCTACTACCTGATGATCACCGCGTTGGTGAGCGTGCTGGCGCTGTGGAAAGCCCAGTTACATCATCGTTGA
- a CDS encoding M20 family metallopeptidase: protein MTTPQVIQHALAYFDSGRFRDVLARRVAIASESQRNDRDAELHHYLTGEIIPALQALGFELQQIDNPTGANRPFLIASRIEDDSLPTVLCYGHGDVVFGDDEHWSEGLSPWQLVEREGRWYGRGSADNKGQHSVNIAALEQVFQARQGLLGFNCKWLFEMGEEISSPGLADVCRQHAQALQADLFIASDGPRLNAERPTLFLGSRGCVNFRLTIHARERDYHSGNWGGLLSNPGTQLANAIACLVNQHGQMQVEALKPPHLTPALRTILSDITPGGQTTDPAIDPNWGEAGLSASERLFGWNTLEVLSFLTGNPQRPMNAIPGHATAVCQLRFVVGTDWQQLTQHLRQHLDTHGFTMVEISDVRGTPATRLDPTDPLVNWALDLMRQTSDKKPALLPNLGGSLPNEVFADILGLPTLWIPHSYPACGQHAVDEHMLISVAREGLQIMTRLFWELGEQGHTVLAAHRAHRDANTPR from the coding sequence ATGACAACACCACAGGTTATTCAACATGCTCTGGCGTACTTCGATAGCGGTCGCTTTCGCGACGTTTTAGCCCGCCGCGTCGCCATTGCCAGCGAAAGTCAGCGAAACGACCGGGACGCCGAGCTACACCACTATCTCACCGGGGAAATCATACCGGCACTACAGGCATTAGGTTTCGAATTACAGCAAATCGATAACCCGACAGGCGCTAACCGTCCGTTTTTAATCGCCTCTCGTATTGAAGACGACAGCCTGCCCACCGTGCTGTGCTACGGCCACGGCGACGTGGTATTCGGTGATGATGAGCACTGGAGTGAAGGGCTTTCCCCGTGGCAACTGGTGGAGCGGGAAGGCCGCTGGTACGGTCGCGGCAGCGCCGACAACAAAGGCCAGCACTCCGTCAATATAGCGGCGCTGGAGCAGGTATTTCAGGCTCGCCAGGGACTACTAGGCTTTAACTGCAAATGGCTGTTCGAGATGGGCGAAGAAATAAGCTCACCAGGCCTGGCCGACGTATGCCGCCAACATGCGCAAGCGCTGCAAGCCGACCTGTTCATTGCATCAGACGGCCCACGCCTGAACGCAGAACGTCCGACGCTGTTCCTCGGCTCACGCGGCTGCGTCAATTTTCGACTGACCATCCACGCCCGCGAGCGAGATTACCACTCCGGCAACTGGGGCGGATTACTGAGTAACCCCGGGACGCAACTGGCCAACGCGATTGCCTGTCTGGTCAATCAGCACGGTCAGATGCAGGTAGAGGCACTGAAGCCGCCGCATCTGACGCCAGCCCTGCGAACTATCCTCTCGGATATTACGCCCGGCGGGCAAACCACGGATCCGGCTATCGACCCGAACTGGGGTGAAGCTGGGTTAAGCGCATCCGAAAGGCTGTTCGGCTGGAATACGTTGGAAGTACTGTCGTTTCTGACCGGTAACCCACAGCGGCCAATGAATGCCATTCCCGGCCACGCCACTGCAGTCTGTCAGTTGCGTTTCGTGGTCGGCACCGACTGGCAACAACTGACACAGCATTTACGTCAGCACCTCGACACTCACGGTTTCACCATGGTGGAAATCAGTGACGTGCGTGGCACACCAGCCACCCGCCTTGACCCTACCGACCCGCTGGTCAACTGGGCGCTCGACCTGATGCGCCAGACCAGCGATAAAAAACCGGCGTTGCTGCCCAACCTCGGCGGTTCGCTGCCCAATGAAGTGTTTGCCGATATCCTCGGCCTGCCGACACTGTGGATCCCTCACTCTTACCCGGCCTGTGGCCAGCACGCCGTAGATGAACACATGCTGATCAGCGTCGCCCGCGAAGGCTTGCAGATCATGACCCGCCTGTTCTGGGAACTGGGTGAACAAGGCCATACGGTTCTGGCTGCGCATCGCGCACACCGTGACGCCAATACACCACGCTGA
- a CDS encoding LysR family transcriptional regulator — translation MHNSEIRYFLAVANTGSLSAASQQLFVAVSAISRQIHKLEERIGAPLFERHARGMVLTDAGQILENHVRKSMMDMEYAIAEIQGLKAVRRTFVRVACTDGMAFDLLPGLFARFRRDNPAVTFFLQVGSAIQVSEMVRNGECDVALQFSLSPDRGVEVMASYPAPVLLLMRPDHPLANKSIQLPDLHGFPLVLPQQGTTIRQLFDLSCRMSGTFLEPTLSCNNFSALYYFMQQTPDAVTACSHFSVLYRAREDGLLLKPVHSEPLTQRSLQVQTLAGKHRSAALSHFITFVIDELGREHARLAADIGLE, via the coding sequence ATGCATAACAGTGAAATCAGGTATTTTCTGGCGGTGGCCAATACTGGCTCGTTGAGCGCCGCCAGCCAGCAGCTGTTTGTGGCGGTATCCGCTATCAGCCGACAGATTCATAAACTGGAGGAACGCATCGGCGCGCCGCTATTTGAGCGCCACGCTCGCGGTATGGTGTTGACCGATGCCGGGCAAATACTGGAAAACCATGTGCGTAAAAGCATGATGGACATGGAATACGCCATCGCGGAGATTCAAGGGTTAAAAGCGGTACGGCGCACGTTTGTCCGGGTCGCCTGTACTGACGGGATGGCATTTGATCTGCTACCGGGGTTATTTGCCCGTTTTCGGCGGGATAACCCGGCGGTCACGTTTTTCCTGCAAGTCGGCAGCGCGATACAGGTATCAGAAATGGTACGCAACGGCGAATGCGATGTGGCGCTACAGTTTAGTTTGTCCCCGGATCGCGGTGTTGAAGTCATGGCGTCTTACCCCGCACCGGTGCTATTGCTCATGCGGCCTGATCATCCGCTGGCGAACAAATCTATCCAGCTACCGGACCTGCATGGGTTTCCGCTGGTACTGCCGCAGCAGGGGACCACTATCCGCCAATTGTTCGATCTCTCTTGCCGGATGAGTGGCACGTTTCTGGAGCCGACACTCAGTTGCAACAACTTCTCCGCGCTGTACTACTTTATGCAGCAAACGCCGGATGCCGTCACCGCCTGTAGCCATTTCTCGGTACTGTATCGTGCCAGAGAAGACGGCTTGTTGCTTAAGCCGGTACACAGCGAGCCGTTGACTCAACGCAGCCTGCAGGTGCAGACACTTGCAGGTAAGCACCGTTCTGCCGCATTAAGCCACTTTATCACTTTTGTGATTGACGAACTGGGCCGCGAGCACGCGAGACTGGCGGCAGATATCGGACTGGAGTAG
- a CDS encoding acyltransferase family protein has protein sequence MTKSVYSASAVEVNVTYWPGIEPVRVLLAIIVVVLHANFQYAPQGYLAVELFFMISGFLIASRKKDTSSVFFRFLKNISLIYPSYFLSILLMLMVSPARLHDVILSFSLLQAIGLNEKLINIPAWFLTCYLWVWFFYSFLHSRISDRDLYAFSIFSAIVGYVCLYSLTPAKGLNYTTEVIIGFLPPSIIRAMAGIGLGIALYATYRHLPRIELKRSIISIFEIVIIFLCFYIFLKHPASVEMDTSFLPLGFLFLYFLVSNQGLVSNFLSSLGQRFTFWRSASFDLFIFHFPLFLIVRKVVGHPPLGISETLLTITGVCFISLMLGFTVRAIKPVIYRYVALK, from the coding sequence GTGACCAAGAGTGTATATTCGGCCAGCGCGGTGGAAGTAAATGTAACATATTGGCCAGGAATTGAACCTGTTCGTGTTTTATTGGCAATAATAGTGGTTGTATTGCATGCGAATTTTCAATATGCCCCCCAAGGATATCTAGCTGTAGAACTATTTTTCATGATAAGTGGATTTTTAATTGCTTCTCGCAAAAAAGATACATCAAGTGTTTTTTTTCGATTTTTAAAAAATATATCATTAATATATCCATCATATTTTTTGTCGATACTATTAATGTTAATGGTATCGCCGGCAAGGTTACATGATGTAATACTTTCCTTTTCATTATTGCAGGCTATCGGATTAAATGAAAAATTAATAAATATCCCAGCTTGGTTTTTGACTTGCTATTTGTGGGTTTGGTTTTTTTATTCATTTTTACACTCACGTATCTCAGATAGGGATTTATATGCTTTTAGTATATTTTCTGCTATCGTTGGGTATGTCTGTCTGTATTCATTAACTCCAGCGAAAGGGCTTAACTATACAACAGAGGTGATAATCGGCTTTCTGCCACCATCAATAATAAGAGCAATGGCAGGTATTGGGTTAGGTATTGCTCTTTACGCCACATATCGACATTTACCAAGAATAGAACTAAAAAGGTCAATAATTTCAATTTTTGAAATTGTAATCATTTTTCTGTGTTTTTATATATTTTTAAAGCATCCGGCTAGTGTGGAGATGGACACTAGTTTTTTACCGCTGGGCTTCTTGTTTTTGTATTTTTTAGTATCCAATCAAGGATTGGTTTCGAATTTTCTTTCATCTCTTGGTCAAAGATTTACATTTTGGAGGAGTGCCTCTTTTGATCTGTTTATTTTTCACTTTCCATTATTTCTCATTGTGAGAAAAGTAGTAGGGCATCCACCGCTAGGAATTAGTGAGACATTATTGACAATAACTGGAGTCTGTTTTATCTCTCTGATGCTAGGTTTTACAGTGAGAGCAATAAAACCCGTGATATATAGGTATGTTGCATTAAAGTAA